From one Microlunatus sp. Gsoil 973 genomic stretch:
- a CDS encoding alanine racemase — translation MIDLARHDDQRPWQDPASYWPAIDRATAELDPPFAVGQLTALRANLAGLITRAAGKPIRIASKSLRVRGLIEACLAVPGIRGVLAYTLAEAIWLSQTMDDLVLGYPTADRSAVADLVGDERAAERITIMIDDPAHLDLIDSVAAPQRRPVIKVAIELDASLDLGAMHLGVFRSPLHTPEDVVALARNVLSRRGFRLVGLMAYEAQIAGVGDLLPGHPLRSRLVQVMQRRSAAELTERRTRTVAAVRSLLEQSGAADLDFVNGGGTGSIGTTTADPSVTEIAAGSGIFGPHLFDNYRAFSPAPAVAFALPVVRRPRPDVATVLGGGGSPPARRQRIACPHRSGLPDSATSGPRPPGRCRPLCAVAVPPG, via the coding sequence ATGATCGACCTGGCCCGGCACGATGATCAACGGCCATGGCAGGATCCTGCGTCCTACTGGCCAGCCATCGACCGGGCGACCGCCGAACTCGACCCGCCGTTCGCCGTCGGGCAGCTGACCGCTCTCCGCGCGAACCTTGCCGGGTTGATCACCCGCGCTGCCGGCAAGCCGATCCGGATCGCCAGCAAATCGTTGCGCGTGCGTGGCCTGATCGAGGCATGTCTGGCCGTCCCCGGCATCCGTGGCGTGCTGGCCTACACGCTGGCCGAGGCGATCTGGCTGTCCCAGACGATGGATGATCTTGTTCTCGGGTACCCGACCGCGGACCGGTCGGCCGTCGCGGACCTCGTCGGCGACGAGCGCGCCGCGGAACGGATCACGATCATGATCGACGATCCGGCGCACCTCGACCTGATCGATTCCGTTGCTGCTCCTCAGCGGCGTCCGGTGATCAAGGTCGCCATCGAACTCGACGCATCCCTTGACCTCGGCGCGATGCATCTCGGCGTCTTCCGATCGCCGCTGCACACCCCCGAGGACGTCGTCGCACTGGCCAGAAATGTGCTGTCCCGTAGGGGATTCCGGCTTGTCGGGCTGATGGCGTACGAAGCCCAGATCGCCGGCGTCGGGGACCTGCTCCCCGGTCACCCGCTGCGGTCCCGACTGGTGCAGGTCATGCAGCGCAGATCGGCCGCCGAACTGACCGAACGCCGCACCCGGACGGTCGCGGCAGTGCGATCACTGCTCGAACAGTCCGGTGCCGCCGATCTCGACTTCGTCAACGGCGGCGGAACGGGTTCGATCGGCACCACGACCGCTGACCCGTCGGTGACCGAGATCGCCGCCGGGAGCGGCATCTTCGGACCCCATCTGTTCGACAACTACCGAGCCTTCAGTCCGGCGCCGGCCGTGGCCTTCGCCCTGCCGGTCGTCCGACGCCCGCGGCCGGATGTCGCGACGGTCCTCGGCGGGGGTGGATCGCCTCCGGCCCGCCGGCAGAGGATCGCCTGCCCGCACCGGTCTGGCCTGCCGGACTCGGCTACATCGGGACCGAGGCCGCCGGGGAGGTGCAGACCCCTCTGCGCGGTGGCAGTGCCGCCCGGCTGA
- a CDS encoding epoxide hydrolase family protein, whose amino-acid sequence MTDTGAEVRPFTIAVPEEELAELQRRLAAVRWPAEPEKPERYGTPTARIKALVDYWRHEYDWRRWEAELNRYPQFTTTIDGATIHFLHVRSADPDAVPLILTHGWPGSVAEFLDIIGPLTDPAAFGHPDGPAFHLVIPSLPGFGWSGPTSDGGWGPRRIAGAWARLMERLGYRRYGAVGNDWGSVISPELGRVAPDRVIGVHVTQLFSKPPGEVGYAVPSVEPEDLDQLSAADREALADLRWLQSGFSSYHHVHATKPLTLGYGLSDSPVGLLAWNHQVMGDLDPDAVLTHVSTHWFTGTAASAPMIYADDAAEAAEAAQGEPTTVPLGLAQFPDDARAIRAYAEREHSAILAWNRHPIGGHYAARQQPALLINDLRTFFRLVGAPAIRVSGRKENGSDDESSPPRGDHRR is encoded by the coding sequence ATGACCGACACCGGAGCCGAAGTGCGGCCGTTCACCATCGCTGTCCCCGAGGAGGAACTGGCCGAGTTGCAGCGGCGGCTGGCAGCGGTTCGCTGGCCGGCCGAGCCGGAGAAGCCGGAACGCTACGGCACGCCGACGGCCCGGATCAAGGCGTTGGTCGACTACTGGCGACACGAGTACGACTGGCGCCGCTGGGAGGCTGAGCTGAACCGCTATCCGCAGTTCACCACCACCATTGACGGCGCGACGATCCACTTCCTGCACGTCCGGTCGGCTGATCCCGACGCCGTCCCGCTGATCCTGACCCACGGTTGGCCGGGAAGTGTTGCGGAGTTCCTGGACATCATCGGCCCGCTCACCGACCCTGCAGCGTTCGGTCATCCGGACGGGCCGGCCTTCCACCTGGTGATCCCGTCCCTGCCGGGTTTCGGCTGGTCCGGCCCGACAAGCGACGGTGGTTGGGGACCACGACGGATCGCCGGGGCCTGGGCACGGCTGATGGAGCGGCTGGGCTACCGCCGGTACGGGGCTGTGGGCAACGACTGGGGCTCGGTGATCTCGCCCGAACTCGGTCGGGTCGCGCCGGATCGGGTCATCGGCGTCCACGTCACCCAGCTGTTCAGCAAGCCGCCGGGCGAGGTCGGGTATGCAGTCCCGTCGGTCGAGCCCGAGGACCTTGATCAACTGTCGGCAGCGGACCGGGAGGCGCTGGCCGACCTGCGCTGGCTGCAGTCGGGGTTCAGCAGCTATCACCATGTCCATGCCACCAAGCCGCTGACTCTGGGATACGGCCTGTCGGACTCGCCGGTCGGCTTGCTGGCCTGGAACCATCAGGTGATGGGCGATCTGGACCCTGACGCCGTTCTCACCCATGTGTCGACCCACTGGTTCACCGGCACCGCCGCCTCGGCACCGATGATCTATGCCGACGATGCTGCCGAGGCCGCCGAGGCCGCGCAGGGCGAGCCGACGACCGTTCCACTCGGCTTGGCGCAGTTCCCCGACGACGCCCGGGCCATCCGGGCCTACGCCGAACGCGAGCACTCCGCCATCCTGGCCTGGAACCGCCACCCGATCGGTGGGCACTACGCCGCACGCCAGCAGCCGGCATTGTTGATCAACGACCTGCGAACCTTCTTCCGTCTGGTCGGCGCGCCGGCGATCAGGGTCTCCGGTAGAAAGGAGAATGGATCCGATGACGAATCCTCCCCGCCACGTGGTGATCATCGGCGCTAG